From Rhodopseudomonas palustris:
GACGTCGTCGACCGGAACCCGGACCGGCGCCGGCTTCGGCTGCTCGCCGCCCTTGTCCTTGCTCGCGTCGCTGTCTTTCTTTTTCCGCCAGCCGCCCATCATGTCCGATCCATCGTGCAGGGCGGGGAGCGCGCCTCGGCGCGTTCCGGTTCCGGTGCGTCGACCGGGTGCCCGCTGCAAGCATCAGTCTAGCGGATGATGAGGCGATGCCTCGCTGCGTTTTGGACAGGGCAGCCCGGCGCAACGCGCCCGGCGGCCGCAGTTTCAGGTCCGACGGCCGCCGCTCTGCTGCTCGGCGAGCCATTCGGACAGCGGCCTCGGCTTGTCGTCCACCTTTCGGGACGAGGTTCGCGCGCCTGCGGTCTTTGCGCCTGCAGTGCTGCGCTTGGTCTTGGTCGGCGCTGTGCGCTGCGGTTCGGCGGCCTCGCGGGCCAGTCGCAGCGCGCGCAGTCGCGCCATGTTGTCGCGCGCCGCCTTGGCCGCGGCTTCGCGCTCGGCCAGGGCGTTGGCGGTCTCCTGTGCGCCGGCGCGTGCGGCGGTGCGGGAATTGTCGTCGTTCGTCATTCTTCCAGTCGTTGTCTGTCTTGAAATGGAAAGGGCGTGGATTGGGAAGGGCGGGGTGTAGCACGAAAAAGGCCCCGGAACAGCCTTTGCTGCCGGGGCCTGTCATGCACGATGTGATGAACCGTACGGTCGTGTCAGAACGTCACGCCGGCCTTGACGAGAAAGGTTCGGCCCGGCAGCGGATAGGCGCCGTAACGGCCGGGCGTGAAACTGCTCGCGACCGCGTAATCGTAATATTGCGCGTCGAACAGGTTGATCACGCTGGCCGACCAGAAGAAGTGCTCGTAGGCGCCGCTCAGCTTGACATCGACCGTGCCGTTCGCCGGGATCTTGGTCTGCAGGTTGGTTTCGTCGCTGTCCATGTAGCGGCTGCTCCAGTAGCGGGCGGTCGCGTCGAACACGACGTATTTCTGCCAGACGTTCCAGGTCACGCCGGCATTCGCCGTATAGCGCGACACCAGCGGCACGTCGTTGCCGGAGAACGGGCCTTCGCGAAACGTCGCGCGGGTGTAGGCGGCGCCGCCGCGCAGCAGCAGCGTATCGCTGACGCGGAACGAGGCGCTGGTCTCGCCGCCGTAGCGCCGGGTCGGGTCGAGATTGGTGTTGTGGAAGTTGACCGGGTCGTAATGAATCTCGTTGGTGAGATCCATGTTGTAGGCGCTGGTCTGCATCTCGAACGGTCCCGATCTGACGCGGAAGCCGGCTTCGAAATCGACCGAGGTCTGGGTCTTCAGCGCGAAGCTGCCCGGGATCGGATTGAAGAACGCGTCGTAGGACGGACCCGAGGCGACGCGCTCGTCGACAGTCGGGGTGCGGAACGCCCGCGCGGCGCGGGCGAACACGCTGAACACCTCGTTGAAGCGATGGTCGAGGCCGATATGCAGCGCGTGCTGGGTTTCGGTGCTGCTGAGCGGCAGCGCCTGGGCTCCGCCGAAATAGCCGGGCGCCAGCGGGTTCAGCCGATCATTGGCCTCGACTTTGACGCTCTGCACCCGGCCGCCATAGGACAGGTCGGTGGTCGACAGGATGCCGACGGTCTGCTGCCAGTAGCCCGCCAGCGTCTTCTGCGACAGGTTGTAGACGTGGACCGGCGGCGTGCTGCGATACTGGCCGCGGTCGGAATCGTAGGTCGCGTCGTAATAATCGAGGCCGGTCAGGATTTTCGACGGCAGTCCGAACATCGCGTTCTTGATGCTGAGCCGCGGCGTGATCGACCAGGTCTGCAGATGGGCGTCGAACGCGCTGGCGCTGAACGGCGACAGCGGCACGTTGCCGAAATAGCCGGCCTGCTGGCGCTTGTCGCGGACGCCGCCGTCGACGATCAGTTCGGCGCCGTCCCACAGCGATTTGGTGAAGCCGGCGGTGATGTTGGCGCCCTGCTTGTCGGCATAGTCGAACGGCGTGTTGGTGCCGCGGCGGTCGGTCTGGAGCTGGTTGACGCCGATCGAGGGATCGACGGTCCGGGAGCCGGGCAGGCCGAGATGCTGGTTGTCGCCCGAGATGTTGAGGAACGCGCTGAGATCCGGCGTCGCATAGCGCAGTTCGCCGATCGCGTTGTTCTGTTCCAGCGCGTTGTTGGCGCGATAGCCGTTGGAGCGCACGCCGTTGGCGAACACCGAGGTCGACCACGGCCCGGAATTGAAGGCGGCGGAAATCGACGCCAGCCGCTGGTTGAACGAGCCGAAGCCGCCTTCGGCGCGGAACGTCGCGGGCGGACCGCCGGCGCCGGTCTTGGTGACGATGTTGATGACGCCGCCGACCGCATTGTCGCCGTACAGCACCGCGCCGCTGCCGCCGCGGGTGATCTCGATCCGCTCGATCGACTGCAGCGGGATGCTCGACAGGTCGACGCCCTGCAGATCGAGGTCGTTGAGGCGGCGGCCGTTGACCAGGAACAGCGTGTTGGAGGTCGCGGTGGCGCCGAAGCCGCGCAGATCGATCGACGAGCCGGTGCCGTTGACGCCGCCATACAGCGTCCTGGTCTGCACGCCGGGCGTCTGCGCGATGATCTCCTGCACGGTCTGCGCCGGCGAATGCGCGATGTCGTCGGCGGTGATCACCGTGGTCGAGGTGCCGACGATGCCCTCGTAGCTGCGGGTCGCGGTGACGTTGATGGCGGGCAGCGTATTGTCCTGCGCCGAAGCGGGCACGAGGCTCGCGAACAGGCTGGACGCCAGAATGGTGGAAGTCAGCAGCGCGCGCGAGCGCGCGGAATGATGCCGGGGAACGGCATCGAAACGGGACGGCATGGATGAAAACCTCGGTCGACGTTGTGGCACGTCACAGCGAACGAGGTTTCATCGACTGCCTGCGCATCCGACGAAACCAATGCCTGCAATTCCCGACCGGCACTCTCGCGTGTGACCACGGATGACGGCAGGTCTCCTGGCTCGCGGGGTTACCTTCCGTCGCCTTCCCAGGACCGAGTTTCCCAGTGGCATTCCGACGAAAGTGGAACCGCTTACAGTTGCGGGAACAGCTGCGGATTTGGGCGTCTCAAGACGCCCGCACCGCATTCCCTTTTGATCCCCCGAAGAGGAACCGTCGGTTGCAACTAAAAGTGTCAGAATGCGCAAAGTCAATTCGCCCTTGGCGGCGAAACGGCGCGCATGGTTTGTCGTCGCCGGATTGTTTCGCTATGTGGCTTGGAAGTGACAACGCAGCTTGCGGCAGATCAACAAGGAGCGGCGCCGATGGCGGACTATGTGGTCGAGTTCGGCAAGGACGGCCGGCCGGTCGAGCCCGACGGTCGGCTCGACGCCGCAGCGTTTCATCGCAACCAGCAGGCGATCTGCGAGGTGCTGGGCCGGCTGCTGAACGGAACAACGGGCGAAGTGCTCGAAGCCGGCAGCGGCACCGGCCAGCACGTCGTCGCGTTCGCCCGTCAGCACCCCGAGATCATCTGGTGGCCGAGCGATCTTCATCCCCAGCATCTGATCAGCATCGCCGCCTGGCGCGCTTATGCCGGGCTCGGCAATGTGCGGTCGCCGTTGCGGATCGATCTGTCCGATCCGGCCTGGTGCGCGGAGATGACCGACGGGCGCGGGCCGGGTCCGCTGGCGGCGGTGTTCTGCGCCAATGTCGTGCATATCGCGCCGTGGCCGGTCGCGGAGGGGCTGTTCGCCGGCGCCGCGCGCGCGCTGCGGCCGGACGGTCAATTAATTCTGTATGGCCCGTTCAAGCGCGACGGCCATCACACCGCGGTCAGCAATGCGGTGTTCGACACCAGCCTGCGTTCCGCCAATCCCGAATGGGGCGTGCGGGACGTCGGCGAATTGCAGCAGCTCGCGGCGGGGCACGGGCTGACGTTGGCCGAAACCGTCGAGATGCCGGCCAACAATCTCGTCCTGTGTTTCTCCCGAAGCGGCGAAACCCGAGCGCTTCGCATAGGTTAGGTCCGGCCGCGGCGGTTGATCGCAGGCCGATGCGGCCTATGATGCGGCCCGATCTCGCGGCCGGGCCGCACACGAAGGGCGAAACGGCCAATGGTTGACGCGACGGCGATCGATGGACTCGTCGACGATGCGCGCGCGCGCTCCAACGTGGCGCGGCTGGCGGCCGCGCAGGCGCTGACCGGCGCCAATGCGGCGGTGATCTTCGCCACCGGCTCGATCATCGGCGCACAGCTCGCGCCGGATCTGTCGCTCGCGACCGTGCCGATCTCGATGTATGTGGTCGGCCTCGCTGCCGGCACGCTGCCGACCGGCGCAATCGCGCGCCGCTACGGCCGCCGCGCCTCCTTCATGATCGGCGCCGGCTGCGGCGCGTTCACCGGCCTGCTCGGCGCGCTGGCGATCCTGTACGGCTCGTTCGAGCTGTTCTGCGTCGCCACTTTCCTCGGCGGGCTGTACGGCGCGGTGTCGCAATCCTATCGCTTCGCCGCCGCCGACGGCGCCAGCGCCGCGTATCGCCCCAAGGCGGTGTCCTGGGTGATGGCCGGCGGCGTGTTCGCCGGCGTGCTCGGTCCGCAGCTGGTGCAGTGGACCATGGACGTCTGGCAGCCTTATCTGTTCGCCTTCAGCTATCTGGTGCAGGCCGCTGTCGCGCTGATTGCGATGGCGGTGCTGTGGAGCGTCGATGCGCCGAAGCCGCAGCCGGCCGACTTCGCCGGGGGCCGGCCGCTGCTCGAAATCGTGCGGCAGCCGCGCTTCATCGCCGCGGCGATGTGCGGCGCGATCGCCTATCCGATGATGAATCTGGTGATGACCTCGGCGCCGCTGGCGATGCAGATGTGCGGGCTGCCGATCAGCGATTCCAATTTCGGCCTGCAATGGCACATTGTCGCGATGTACGCGCCGAGCTTCTTCACCGGCTCGCTGATCGCGAAGTTCGGCGCGCCGCGGGTGGTCGCGCTCGGGCTGGCGCTCGAGGCCGCGGGCGCGTCGATCGGCCTGATGGGGATCACCGCCCCGCATTTCTGGGCGACGCTGTTCGTGATCGGGGTCGGCTGGAATTTCGCCTTCGTCGGCGCCTCGGCGCTGGTGCTGGAGACCCACCAGCCGAGCGAGAAGAACAAGGTGCAGGCGTTCAACGATTTCGTGGTGTTCGGCATGATGGCGCTGGGCTCGTTCGGGTCCGGGCAGTTGCTGGCGAATTACGGCTGGGCGACCGTCAACATGACGGTGTTCCCGCCGGTGCTGCTCGGCCTCATCGTGCTCGCGATCACCGGCTGGTCGCGAAAACGGGTGGCGGCGGCCGCTGCCGCCGTGCCAGATCGCGGCATCTGATCGCGAACAAGACAACGATCCGGCCGTCCGAGCCGGACGCAGGGGGACGCCGATGCCGTCGCGTGCGACGAAGGCCGGTCGCCGCGGATGGTGAACCTTCCGCTCCGCGACGAGAGCTCGATCCATTATGAGGGCTGGCGGATCGTCGCGATGTGCTTTGCCGTCGCGACCTTCGGCTGGGCGCTCGGCTTCTACGGCCAGAGCGTCTATCTCGCCGAACTCACGCGGCTCCATGGCTGGCCGTCGTCGCTGATCGCGACCGCGACGACGTTCTTCTATCTCGGCGGCGCGCTACTGGTCGCCTTCGTCGGCGACGTCATTCGCGTGATCGGGCCGCGCGCCTGTCTGCTCGGCGGCATTGCCGCGATGGCGCTCGGCACCGCGCTGCTCGGCCGGATCGACGCGGTCTGGCAGCTTTACGCCGTCTACGCGCTGCTCGCGGTGGGCTGGGCCGGCACCAGCCTCGGCGCCATCACCAGCACGCTCGGGCTGTGGTTCGACGAGCGCCGCGGCATGGCGATCAGCCTGGCGCTGAACGGCGCCAGCTTCGGCGGCATCGCCGGCGTGCCGCTGCTGGTCGCAGCGATCGGGCATTTCGGATTCGCCGACGCGACGCTGGCGGCGGCGATCGCCGGGATGTTGCTGATGCCGGTCGTCGCGATCGTCGTCGGCCGCCCGCCGCTGCGCATCGCGGACCATCCTGCCGGGCCGGGTGCGGTGAAGGCGTTGTCATCGGGCGCGATCCGCCGCGAGGCGTTCCGCGACATTGCGTTCCTCACCGTCACCATCGCGTTCGCCCTGGTGCTGTTCGCGCAGGTCGGCTTCATCGTGCACCTGATCGCCTATCTCGACCCGCTGATCGGCCGCGAGCGCGCCGCAGCCGCGGTGGCGCTGCTGACTACGATGGCGGTGGTGGGCCGCGTGTCGCTGTCGACCGTGATCGACCGGCTCGACCAGCGGCTGGTGTCGGCGATCTCGTTTCTGAGCCAGGCGGTGGCGCTGGCGATCGTGATCCTGTCGCGCGACGGCACGCTGCTGCTGGTCGCCTGCGCGCTGTTCGGCTTCTCGGTCGGCAATCTGATCACGCTGCCGGCGCTGATCGTGCAGCGCGAATTCGCGCCCGGCTCGTTCGGCGTGCTGATCAGCCTCGTCACCGCGATCAATCAGGTGACCTATGCGTTCGGCCCCGGCGTGATAGGCCTCGTCCGCGACGTCTCCGGTAGCTACACGGTTCCGTTCGCGGGCTGCATCGTGCTGCAACTGATCGCCGCGGCGCTGGTGATGGTTCGGGGGCGAAAGTAACCAACCTACCGTCATTCCGGGGCGCTCACGAAGTGAGCGAACCCGGAATCCCGAGGTTGGGAGGCGAAGCGGCAGAACAGCTCGGGATTCCGGGTTCGCGAGCTACGCTCGCGCCCCGGAATGACGGGGAGGGATGTGCTACGCCACCCGGGCCCGCAGCAGATCGTCGAGATCGAGCCTTCGCGTGAACATCGCCAGCGCGCCGTCGGGGCTGCGCGGCCAGTCCGCTTCGGGGCGATCGCGATACAATTCGACGCCGTTGTGGTCGGGATCGCGCAGATACAGCGCCTCGCTGACGCCATGGTCGCTGGCGCCGTCGAGCGTGATGCCGGCCTGCAGCACGCGATGCAGCGCATCCGCCAGCGCCGCCCGCGTCGGATACAGGATCGCGGTGTGAAACAGCCCGGTCGTGCCGGGCGGCGGCGGCGAGCCGCCTTTGCTTTCCCAGGTGTTCAGGCCGATGTGGTGGTGATAACCGCCGGCCGAAATGAACGCCGCCTGGTCGCCCATCCGCTGCATCACCGCAAAGCCGAGCACGTCGCAATAGAAGCCGAGCGCGCGATCGAGATCGGCGACTTTCAGATGGACATGGCCGATCCTTGTGCCGGTCGGGATGGGTGTCGCTGTTTCAGCAGATGGCATGGCGCGGCTCCTTCACGGACGTCATCGCCGGGCTCGACCCGGCGATCCATCCGATATGAGAAGGATGGATGCGCGGGTCAAGCCCGCGCATGACGTTCGTACTTGTTGCTCACGCCAGTTCCGACACCTCGCCATCGGGCAGCGGAAATTCGTAGGCGTTCAGCGTCATCGACACCATCGTGTAGTAGCCGCACAGGCCGATGATCTCGACCAGGCCGCGCTCGCCCAGCAGTTGCGTCGCCTCGTCGTAGAGCGGCTGCGGCAGTCCCCTGGCCTCGTGCAGCGACCGCGCGACGTCGTAGATCACGCGCGCTTTCGGATCGTCGAAACGCGGCGTGCGGCGATCGCGGATCGCCTCGATGATCGCCGGATCGAGCCCGCCGTCGAGCGCCATCTTCTTGTGCGCGTACCATTCGAAATGCGCCGTCCAGTGCCGCGCGGTGACGAGGATCGCCAGTTCCGACAGCGCCGGCGGAAACGACGTGTCGTAGCGCAGGACGGCGCCGAGCCG
This genomic window contains:
- a CDS encoding carboxymuconolactone decarboxylase family protein yields the protein MRLQLLSPGEMTDDQRAIYDESIASKRGSPPPPMMAWLASPDMARHATRLGAVLRYDTSFPPALSELAILVTARHWTAHFEWYAHKKMALDGGLDPAIIEAIRDRRTPRFDDPKARVIYDVARSLHEARGLPQPLYDEATQLLGERGLVEIIGLCGYYTMVSMTLNAYEFPLPDGEVSELA
- a CDS encoding MFS transporter, producing the protein MVDATAIDGLVDDARARSNVARLAAAQALTGANAAVIFATGSIIGAQLAPDLSLATVPISMYVVGLAAGTLPTGAIARRYGRRASFMIGAGCGAFTGLLGALAILYGSFELFCVATFLGGLYGAVSQSYRFAAADGASAAYRPKAVSWVMAGGVFAGVLGPQLVQWTMDVWQPYLFAFSYLVQAAVALIAMAVLWSVDAPKPQPADFAGGRPLLEIVRQPRFIAAAMCGAIAYPMMNLVMTSAPLAMQMCGLPISDSNFGLQWHIVAMYAPSFFTGSLIAKFGAPRVVALGLALEAAGASIGLMGITAPHFWATLFVIGVGWNFAFVGASALVLETHQPSEKNKVQAFNDFVVFGMMALGSFGSGQLLANYGWATVNMTVFPPVLLGLIVLAITGWSRKRVAAAAAAVPDRGI
- a CDS encoding VOC family protein, with translation MPSAETATPIPTGTRIGHVHLKVADLDRALGFYCDVLGFAVMQRMGDQAAFISAGGYHHHIGLNTWESKGGSPPPPGTTGLFHTAILYPTRAALADALHRVLQAGITLDGASDHGVSEALYLRDPDHNGVELYRDRPEADWPRSPDGALAMFTRRLDLDDLLRARVA
- a CDS encoding TonB-dependent receptor, with the translated sequence MPSRFDAVPRHHSARSRALLTSTILASSLFASLVPASAQDNTLPAINVTATRSYEGIVGTSTTVITADDIAHSPAQTVQEIIAQTPGVQTRTLYGGVNGTGSSIDLRGFGATATSNTLFLVNGRRLNDLDLQGVDLSSIPLQSIERIEITRGGSGAVLYGDNAVGGVINIVTKTGAGGPPATFRAEGGFGSFNQRLASISAAFNSGPWSTSVFANGVRSNGYRANNALEQNNAIGELRYATPDLSAFLNISGDNQHLGLPGSRTVDPSIGVNQLQTDRRGTNTPFDYADKQGANITAGFTKSLWDGAELIVDGGVRDKRQQAGYFGNVPLSPFSASAFDAHLQTWSITPRLSIKNAMFGLPSKILTGLDYYDATYDSDRGQYRSTPPVHVYNLSQKTLAGYWQQTVGILSTTDLSYGGRVQSVKVEANDRLNPLAPGYFGGAQALPLSSTETQHALHIGLDHRFNEVFSVFARAARAFRTPTVDERVASGPSYDAFFNPIPGSFALKTQTSVDFEAGFRVRSGPFEMQTSAYNMDLTNEIHYDPVNFHNTNLDPTRRYGGETSASFRVSDTLLLRGGAAYTRATFREGPFSGNDVPLVSRYTANAGVTWNVWQKYVVFDATARYWSSRYMDSDETNLQTKIPANGTVDVKLSGAYEHFFWSASVINLFDAQYYDYAVASSFTPGRYGAYPLPGRTFLVKAGVTF
- a CDS encoding MFS transporter, giving the protein MVNLPLRDESSIHYEGWRIVAMCFAVATFGWALGFYGQSVYLAELTRLHGWPSSLIATATTFFYLGGALLVAFVGDVIRVIGPRACLLGGIAAMALGTALLGRIDAVWQLYAVYALLAVGWAGTSLGAITSTLGLWFDERRGMAISLALNGASFGGIAGVPLLVAAIGHFGFADATLAAAIAGMLLMPVVAIVVGRPPLRIADHPAGPGAVKALSSGAIRREAFRDIAFLTVTIAFALVLFAQVGFIVHLIAYLDPLIGRERAAAAVALLTTMAVVGRVSLSTVIDRLDQRLVSAISFLSQAVALAIVILSRDGTLLLVACALFGFSVGNLITLPALIVQREFAPGSFGVLISLVTAINQVTYAFGPGVIGLVRDVSGSYTVPFAGCIVLQLIAAALVMVRGRK
- a CDS encoding DUF938 domain-containing protein gives rise to the protein MADYVVEFGKDGRPVEPDGRLDAAAFHRNQQAICEVLGRLLNGTTGEVLEAGSGTGQHVVAFARQHPEIIWWPSDLHPQHLISIAAWRAYAGLGNVRSPLRIDLSDPAWCAEMTDGRGPGPLAAVFCANVVHIAPWPVAEGLFAGAARALRPDGQLILYGPFKRDGHHTAVSNAVFDTSLRSANPEWGVRDVGELQQLAAGHGLTLAETVEMPANNLVLCFSRSGETRALRIG